The following coding sequences lie in one Tichowtungia aerotolerans genomic window:
- a CDS encoding CCA tRNA nucleotidyltransferase — protein sequence MDNVYTTAFKIVRKISDAGFIALFAGGAVRDQLLGRTPKDYDIATDALPDQIEALFPKTVAVGKAFGVIMVVEGGLEIEVATFRKDEGYQDGRRPDSVHFCGAEEDAKRRDFTINGMFCDPLTDQVIDYIGGRKDLHKKLIRAIGEPDRRFAEDHLRMLRAVRFAHTLGFTIDPSTRDAIKAHAQDLAKISAERIENEFSRILTESIRPGDALRELVDLGLMEHIIPEILPMIGQEQPPQFHPEGDVFEHTVLMLNLMKNPTRPLAYSVLLHDVGKPDTAFMGEDRIRFHGHEIKSANMAEEILRRLRLPIKEIKQIVITIAGHMRFKDVQMMNKSTLRKLMGAETFDMELELHRVDCEGSHRMLDNYHFLLKKAEEMDHEPVLPERWISGKDLCRIGVKPGPRIGELLQQAYDAQLEGRFSSRSELLNWLKKEL from the coding sequence ATGGACAACGTCTACACAACAGCGTTCAAAATCGTAAGAAAAATTTCGGATGCAGGGTTCATCGCACTCTTTGCCGGCGGAGCCGTACGCGATCAACTGCTGGGCCGAACCCCCAAAGACTACGATATCGCAACCGATGCTCTGCCGGACCAGATTGAAGCCCTCTTTCCGAAAACTGTCGCAGTCGGCAAAGCGTTCGGCGTCATTATGGTGGTTGAAGGCGGGCTGGAAATTGAAGTTGCCACTTTCCGAAAGGACGAGGGATACCAGGATGGCCGTCGTCCTGACAGCGTTCACTTCTGCGGAGCGGAAGAAGACGCAAAGCGCCGTGATTTCACGATCAACGGCATGTTCTGTGACCCGCTCACGGATCAGGTCATCGACTATATCGGAGGCCGGAAAGATCTTCACAAGAAGCTGATTCGGGCAATTGGCGAACCCGATCGCCGCTTTGCTGAAGATCATCTGCGCATGCTGCGCGCCGTACGTTTTGCCCATACGCTCGGATTTACCATCGATCCCTCCACACGTGACGCCATCAAGGCCCATGCGCAGGATCTTGCAAAAATCAGTGCAGAACGGATTGAAAACGAGTTTTCCCGAATCCTGACCGAAAGCATTCGCCCCGGCGATGCCCTGCGCGAACTGGTCGATCTGGGATTAATGGAACACATCATTCCGGAAATTCTTCCAATGATTGGACAGGAGCAGCCTCCCCAGTTTCATCCCGAAGGTGATGTGTTTGAACACACCGTCCTTATGCTCAACCTGATGAAAAATCCGACCCGCCCTCTGGCATACTCCGTTCTGCTGCACGATGTCGGCAAGCCGGACACCGCCTTTATGGGCGAAGATCGCATCCGGTTTCACGGTCACGAAATCAAAAGCGCCAACATGGCGGAAGAAATTCTTCGGCGCCTGCGCCTGCCGATAAAGGAAATCAAACAAATCGTCATCACGATCGCTGGACACATGCGCTTTAAAGACGTGCAGATGATGAACAAATCGACCCTGCGCAAGCTGATGGGAGCAGAAACCTTCGACATGGAACTGGAGCTTCATCGAGTGGATTGCGAAGGAAGCCACCGCATGCTCGACAATTACCACTTCCTGCTTAAAAAAGCCGAGGAAATGGACCACGAACCGGTTTTGCCGGAACGCTGGATCAGCGGAAAAGATCTATGTCGAATCGGGGTTAAACCCGGCCCGAGAATCGGAGAACTGCTTCAACAGGCCTACGACGCCCAGCTCGAAGGCCGCTTCTCAAGCCGCTCAGAACTGCTGAACTGGCTGAAGAAAGAACTCTAA
- a CDS encoding PHP domain-containing protein, which translates to MIDLHCHSVFSDGSNTPEELLALAEQGGLSALALTDHDTTGGLERFMAAGKASSVEVVPGIELSAEFSGSALHILGYLFDVQNSELQEALAWVREGRKERNVQMLEKLNALGYDLTMDDVRKYAGDELVGRPHFASALMAGGHFKHPNKIYRQLLGKGKAAYINRRRLTPVQCVEIISNAGGAAVIAHPGQMKITRNKLRRLVRSLKDVGLGGMEVLHPSHQQHQVAAFEQICADFDLAPTGGTDFHGVITPDLRLGVGFGNLDVPDRLLVGLKARCS; encoded by the coding sequence ATGATAGATCTCCATTGCCATTCTGTTTTTTCGGATGGATCCAATACGCCGGAAGAGCTGCTTGCCCTGGCCGAGCAGGGCGGACTTTCTGCGCTGGCGCTGACCGATCACGATACCACCGGCGGCCTGGAGCGCTTCATGGCCGCAGGTAAAGCGTCATCTGTTGAGGTGGTGCCGGGAATAGAATTAAGCGCCGAGTTTTCCGGGAGCGCCCTCCACATTCTCGGCTACCTGTTTGACGTCCAGAATTCAGAGCTTCAGGAGGCTCTGGCCTGGGTTCGTGAAGGACGCAAAGAGCGGAACGTCCAAATGTTGGAAAAGCTGAACGCTCTGGGCTATGACCTGACGATGGATGACGTTCGGAAATACGCCGGCGATGAATTGGTCGGCCGGCCTCATTTTGCATCTGCATTGATGGCGGGGGGACATTTCAAACACCCGAATAAAATCTACCGCCAGCTGCTCGGGAAAGGAAAGGCCGCCTATATCAATCGGCGACGGCTCACGCCCGTACAGTGTGTGGAGATCATTTCCAATGCCGGCGGCGCGGCGGTGATTGCGCATCCCGGACAAATGAAGATCACTCGCAATAAACTGAGACGGCTGGTCAGGAGTTTAAAGGACGTCGGGCTGGGCGGAATGGAGGTGCTTCATCCATCCCATCAGCAGCATCAGGTGGCTGCTTTCGAACAGATCTGCGCAGACTTTGATCTGGCGCCGACCGGCGGTACGGATTTTCATGGCGTGATCACGCCGGATCTCAGACTTGGCGTTGGCTTTGGAAATCTGGACGTTCCCGACAGGTTGCTGGTCGGCTTAAAAGCGCGCTGTTCATAA
- a CDS encoding symporter small accessory protein, with product MLGIKDPWVAAPYILCVLSALLCVVWGIMKWNKDDSEEPEEEIQHWAEEENRVESEL from the coding sequence ATGCTTGGAATTAAGGATCCGTGGGTCGCCGCCCCGTACATCCTCTGCGTGCTCAGCGCCCTGCTGTGCGTTGTGTGGGGAATCATGAAGTGGAATAAAGATGATAGCGAGGAACCGGAAGAAGAAATACAGCACTGGGCTGAGGAAGAAAACCGCGTGGAAAGCGAACTGTAG
- a CDS encoding NADH-quinone oxidoreductase subunit NuoE family protein: MAEEKTCCMCSQEVTDEEMIAQLDELIGEYIKQPGGLIPALQTVQSRFGYLPESVLLKISRMFDKPYSEVAGVVGFYSFFSTVPRGKYTVRVCLGTACYVRGGKEVLSAMKKELGIDIGETTEDRLFSLDVGRCFGACGLAPVIMVNDDVHQRVNPSKIGEILKAYAVEEPQEEGVAV, from the coding sequence ATGGCCGAAGAAAAAACGTGCTGCATGTGTTCGCAGGAAGTGACCGACGAGGAAATGATTGCTCAACTCGATGAGTTAATCGGGGAATATATCAAACAGCCGGGAGGGCTGATTCCTGCATTGCAGACGGTGCAAAGCCGGTTCGGGTATTTGCCTGAAAGTGTACTCCTGAAAATAAGCCGGATGTTCGACAAACCCTATAGTGAAGTGGCTGGAGTCGTTGGGTTTTACTCGTTTTTTTCCACTGTGCCGCGCGGGAAATACACCGTTCGCGTCTGTCTCGGAACTGCCTGTTATGTGCGCGGCGGCAAGGAGGTGTTGTCGGCTATGAAAAAAGAACTGGGGATTGATATCGGAGAAACTACAGAAGACCGTCTTTTTTCTCTGGATGTGGGGCGCTGTTTCGGTGCCTGCGGTCTCGCACCGGTCATTATGGTGAACGATGATGTTCATCAGCGGGTGAACCCGTCCAAAATCGGCGAAATTCTAAAAGCGTATGCCGTTGAAGAGCCGCAAGAGGAAGGAGTTGCCGTATGA
- a CDS encoding carbon starvation CstA family protein has translation MNSLILAAGTAVLYVLAYNTYGRFLAKKLFQVNLNTPCPSKTHHDGVDFVKTDKLVLFGHHFTSIAGTGPIVGPAIAVIWGWVPALIWILVGSILMGAVHDFGSMIISLRNQGRSIGDIAGDVINARVRFLFLLIIFFALWLVVAIFGVVIAAVFNLFPESVAPVWLQIPIAIALGWFVYKKNANPVLFGAIAVLLMYGSMMLGSKLAFEIPELFGIKSMGVWVIGLLIYAYIASTLPVQILLQPRDYINAWQLAVAMIMLFAGIAVSHPAMVAPALNAAPEGAPPLMPILFITVACGAISGFHCLVSSGTTSKQCDNEGSAISIGYGGMLLEGLLAVFVLIACGAGIGLGLMKGDELLTGSAAFTHQYSSWAAAKGLGSKIGAFINGATNMISATGIPKEFILTVMGVFVASFAATTLDTATRIQRYIVSEIATACKVPFLAKRHPATFIAVATALLLAFSSGSDGQGALSLWPLFGAVNQLLAGLAFLVMTVWLAKTGRRIIYTLIPMIFMVAVTGWAMVYNLNTFFASGDWLLFGIGTAVVLLETWMVVEGAMVLIRLNKMRNT, from the coding sequence ATGAACTCGCTGATTCTCGCCGCCGGAACCGCTGTATTATACGTACTTGCCTATAATACCTACGGCCGCTTCCTCGCAAAAAAACTGTTTCAGGTAAACCTCAATACACCCTGTCCAAGTAAAACACATCACGATGGTGTGGACTTTGTAAAAACCGATAAACTGGTCCTGTTCGGCCATCACTTCACCTCCATCGCCGGAACCGGACCAATCGTTGGTCCGGCGATTGCCGTTATCTGGGGATGGGTTCCGGCGCTGATATGGATTCTGGTCGGCTCCATTCTCATGGGAGCTGTACACGATTTTGGATCCATGATTATTTCGCTGCGCAATCAGGGCCGTTCGATCGGCGACATCGCCGGAGATGTCATTAATGCACGCGTTCGCTTTCTGTTCCTGCTGATCATCTTTTTTGCGCTGTGGCTGGTGGTTGCAATCTTCGGAGTTGTGATTGCCGCCGTTTTCAACCTGTTTCCGGAATCGGTTGCGCCAGTCTGGCTTCAAATTCCAATTGCCATTGCACTGGGCTGGTTTGTTTACAAGAAAAACGCAAACCCGGTATTGTTTGGAGCCATTGCCGTACTGCTGATGTATGGAAGCATGATGCTCGGCTCGAAACTGGCTTTTGAGATTCCGGAACTCTTCGGCATCAAATCAATGGGCGTATGGGTGATCGGCCTGCTGATCTACGCCTACATCGCCTCCACCCTTCCCGTGCAGATTCTGCTCCAGCCGCGCGACTACATCAATGCATGGCAGCTGGCTGTAGCGATGATCATGCTGTTTGCGGGCATCGCGGTTTCGCATCCGGCAATGGTTGCGCCGGCACTCAATGCCGCGCCGGAAGGCGCGCCTCCGCTGATGCCAATCCTCTTCATCACTGTCGCCTGCGGAGCCATTTCCGGGTTTCACTGTCTCGTGTCGTCCGGAACAACCTCCAAACAGTGCGACAACGAAGGGAGTGCCATCTCAATCGGTTACGGAGGGATGCTGCTTGAAGGGCTGCTGGCCGTCTTTGTTCTGATCGCCTGCGGGGCCGGCATCGGACTCGGGCTGATGAAAGGCGATGAACTGCTCACAGGCAGTGCCGCATTCACCCACCAGTACTCCAGCTGGGCCGCCGCCAAAGGGCTCGGCTCAAAAATCGGCGCGTTCATCAATGGAGCCACCAACATGATTTCTGCGACAGGCATTCCAAAAGAATTCATCCTGACAGTGATGGGGGTTTTTGTTGCCTCTTTCGCTGCCACCACGCTCGACACAGCGACCCGTATTCAGCGCTATATTGTCAGCGAAATCGCAACCGCCTGCAAAGTTCCGTTCCTTGCCAAACGCCATCCGGCCACATTCATTGCCGTGGCTACTGCTCTGCTGCTGGCTTTCAGCAGCGGAAGCGATGGACAGGGAGCTCTTTCGCTCTGGCCGCTGTTCGGCGCGGTCAATCAGCTGCTCGCCGGACTCGCGTTTCTCGTTATGACCGTCTGGCTGGCCAAAACCGGTCGCAGAATTATATACACGCTGATTCCGATGATCTTCATGGTCGCTGTTACCGGCTGGGCCATGGTCTACAATCTCAACACATTTTTCGCCAGCGGCGATTGGCTGCTGTTCGGAATCGGCACCGCGGTTGTGCTGCTCGAAACCTGGATGGTTGTTGAAGGCGCAATGGTGCTTATAAGACTGAATAAAATGCGCAACACATAA
- the folE gene encoding GTP cyclohydrolase I FolE, producing MKNLFYNLLEEIGEDPEREGLKDTPHRVAESYKFLTRGYRQNIDEVLNNAYFEAEDNHMVIVKDIELYSLCEHHMLPFIGKCHIGYIPTDKVIGVSKLARIVDMFARRLQIQERLTNQIANVLMEKVGAQGVGVVIEAQHLCMMMRGVEKQNSKMITSDMQGVFRTQMATRTEFLQLIGTAV from the coding sequence ATGAAAAACCTGTTCTACAACCTGCTCGAAGAAATCGGTGAAGACCCGGAACGCGAAGGGCTTAAGGACACTCCGCACCGCGTGGCGGAATCCTACAAATTCCTGACCCGCGGTTATCGCCAGAATATCGATGAAGTGCTCAACAATGCCTACTTCGAAGCCGAAGACAACCACATGGTCATCGTCAAGGACATCGAGCTCTACAGCCTGTGCGAACACCACATGCTGCCGTTTATCGGCAAATGTCACATCGGTTACATTCCAACCGATAAAGTCATCGGCGTCAGCAAACTCGCCCGTATCGTCGATATGTTTGCCCGCCGCCTGCAGATTCAGGAACGGCTCACCAACCAGATCGCCAATGTACTGATGGAAAAAGTCGGCGCCCAGGGAGTCGGCGTAGTCATAGAGGCCCAGCACCTCTGCATGATGATGCGCGGCGTCGAGAAGCAGAACAGCAAAATGATCACTTCCGACATGCAGGGTGTCTTCCGCACTCAGATGGCCACCCGTACCGAATTTCTGCAGCTCATCGGGACCGCGGTTTAA
- a CDS encoding protein-disulfide reductase DsbD family protein — protein sequence MKKYILFFFLFVAGAVFAGWQSELEHFTELTRDVGYKSPEEMVAVIDRAEGAVTTVRQSALSRFAEDPAAFLEESGMGLTVLLILLGGFLLNLTPCVLPMIPVNIAIIGAGAQSESRAKGFALGGTYGLGIASVYGVLGVIAVLGGQSFGALNSSPWFNMGIAVVFVVLALSMFGVLHIDFSKFQSGRNVQFKSRFATAFVMGGIAALLAGACVAPVVLAVLLLAQGMGSVGLLLPFLLGVGMALPWPFAGAGFTFLPKPGRWMEWVKRGFGVLILMLAVYYGKLGLGLMKPADKETGAIEQSDLAEELAAAYAAGQPVFLDFTAEWCKNCKQMEKDTWPDAAVQERLAGYRFIKIDATQYDEPPASDIVEHFGVQGLPTFIILSPDE from the coding sequence ATGAAAAAATACATCCTGTTTTTCTTTTTATTCGTTGCGGGCGCTGTTTTTGCCGGTTGGCAAAGCGAATTGGAACATTTTACGGAATTGACTCGCGATGTCGGATATAAATCACCTGAAGAAATGGTTGCCGTGATTGACCGTGCGGAAGGTGCGGTGACAACAGTCCGGCAGAGCGCACTGAGCCGGTTTGCTGAAGATCCTGCCGCATTCCTCGAAGAATCCGGGATGGGACTGACGGTTCTGCTGATTCTTCTGGGCGGTTTTCTGTTGAACCTGACGCCGTGCGTACTGCCGATGATTCCTGTAAATATTGCCATCATTGGTGCAGGGGCGCAGTCGGAGTCCCGGGCAAAGGGATTTGCCCTGGGCGGAACCTATGGATTGGGAATAGCCTCTGTGTATGGAGTGCTGGGCGTAATCGCTGTTCTTGGAGGGCAGAGTTTCGGAGCCCTGAATTCCAGCCCGTGGTTCAATATGGGCATTGCCGTGGTGTTTGTTGTGCTGGCGCTTTCAATGTTCGGCGTGCTGCATATTGATTTTTCGAAGTTTCAGTCCGGCAGGAATGTTCAGTTCAAAAGCCGGTTTGCCACAGCGTTTGTAATGGGCGGGATTGCCGCCTTGCTGGCCGGGGCCTGCGTGGCGCCCGTAGTGCTCGCGGTACTTCTGTTGGCTCAGGGCATGGGATCAGTCGGGTTGCTGTTGCCGTTCCTGTTAGGTGTCGGGATGGCTCTCCCATGGCCGTTTGCGGGCGCGGGATTCACTTTTCTTCCCAAACCCGGGAGATGGATGGAATGGGTGAAGCGCGGGTTTGGTGTGCTGATTCTGATGTTAGCGGTTTATTACGGAAAACTCGGATTGGGTTTAATGAAGCCTGCCGACAAAGAAACAGGGGCGATAGAGCAGAGTGATCTGGCAGAAGAACTGGCAGCAGCGTATGCGGCCGGGCAGCCGGTGTTTCTTGATTTCACAGCAGAATGGTGCAAAAACTGCAAGCAGATGGAAAAAGATACCTGGCCGGACGCGGCTGTTCAGGAGCGACTTGCCGGCTATCGATTTATTAAGATTGATGCGACGCAATACGATGAACCGCCGGCCTCAGATATTGTCGAGCATTTCGGCGTCCAGGGCTTGCCGACATTTATCATTTTGAGTCCTGACGAATGA
- the nfo gene encoding deoxyribonuclease IV gives MKTIGAHVSASGGVKNAPENAKAIGADAFALFTKNQRQWKSAPLSEEDIAAFKKNCAGQFAPEQILPHDSYLINLGHPEADALKKSRDAFLDEMKRCEQLGLDRLNFHPGSHLKKCTEDECIATIAESINLVLAETTGVSAVIENTAGQGSNMGYRFEQIAAMIEQVEDQSRVGVCIDTCHSFTSGYDLRTPEACKETFDRFGDIIGFDYLMGMHLNDSKKDLGTRVDRHHSLGEGFIGLDCFRYIMADERFNNIPLILETPNPAIWADEIKLLRSFE, from the coding sequence ATGAAAACAATTGGAGCTCATGTCAGTGCAAGCGGCGGTGTAAAAAACGCCCCGGAAAATGCAAAAGCAATCGGTGCAGATGCTTTTGCGCTGTTCACAAAAAACCAGCGACAGTGGAAAAGCGCCCCGCTATCCGAAGAAGACATCGCCGCATTTAAGAAAAACTGTGCGGGGCAGTTTGCGCCGGAACAGATTCTCCCTCATGACTCCTATTTGATTAACCTCGGGCACCCGGAGGCCGATGCTCTGAAAAAATCCCGGGATGCTTTTCTGGATGAAATGAAACGCTGCGAACAACTGGGGCTTGATCGATTGAATTTTCATCCGGGAAGTCATCTTAAAAAATGTACCGAAGATGAGTGCATCGCCACCATTGCAGAATCGATTAATCTGGTACTGGCGGAAACGACAGGAGTCTCCGCAGTGATCGAAAACACCGCCGGCCAGGGTTCCAACATGGGCTATCGTTTTGAACAGATCGCGGCAATGATTGAACAGGTCGAAGATCAAAGCCGCGTCGGCGTCTGCATCGACACCTGCCACAGCTTCACATCAGGTTACGATCTGCGCACGCCCGAAGCCTGCAAAGAAACGTTTGACCGGTTTGGAGACATTATCGGCTTCGATTATCTGATGGGCATGCATCTCAACGATTCGAAGAAAGATCTCGGCACACGGGTCGACCGCCACCACAGCCTTGGAGAAGGTTTTATCGGGCTCGACTGTTTCCGTTACATTATGGCTGACGAACGCTTCAACAACATCCCGCTGATTCTGGAAACTCCGAATCCCGCGATCTGGGCCGATGAAATAAAACTGCTGCGCAGTTTTGAATAG
- a CDS encoding DNA topoisomerase 3, whose translation MKVVITEKPSVARDIAKVLKITEKKNGWIEGRGCAVTWAFGHLVTLLEPGEYDPELKRWSLDTLPFVPDEFKLKLISNRGVDEQFAVIKRLCEEAEEIVCATDAGREGELIFRYILSLAGCEEKPIRRLWLSSLTPDAIEEAFRNLKDGHEYDALYAAARCRSEADWIVGLNATRCHTVRHGRLGGGGDRVLWSVGRVQTPVLAMIVERDDQIEQFRPQPFWELTTRYRDVTFKYSGDRFQSLEKAQPLLEKITGQPFEIMGVSGRKKKEQPPQLFDLTTLQREVNKTHGLSAADTLAATQNLYESKLVTYPRTDSRYLSEDMKPRIPKIFQGLEKLYGEQIAQLDLNKLPFTKRIIDDKKVTDHHAVIPTGILPGNLGHHEQIVYSAVVTQFIAAFYPICVKKITTVDGVSAEVEFQAKGTQIIEPGWSVLFPKKKKKKDDDEQTLPDFKKGESGPHEPSLREGKTKPPKAFTENSLLGAMEAAGKWVDDDTLREALKERGIGTPATRAAIIETLLRRNYIRREKKQLRATDMGRILIALIQDPLLKSPEMTGEWEEKLKKIERSELDDKEFMGGICGYIGEVIDRARSGQFDTLRIGNCPRCGKEIIKGRTAYGCSGWKEGCGFVLNPEYKNLLLTENQVQVLLQMRVLPYPVHIGEEPRLLILSTQGDLMDLCLPSADRQKASANNEN comes from the coding sequence ATGAAAGTTGTGATTACAGAAAAGCCGTCCGTCGCCCGCGATATCGCCAAGGTTCTCAAGATTACTGAAAAGAAAAACGGCTGGATTGAAGGCCGCGGCTGCGCAGTAACCTGGGCGTTCGGTCATTTGGTGACGCTGCTCGAACCAGGCGAGTACGATCCGGAGCTGAAGCGCTGGTCTCTGGATACGCTTCCGTTTGTTCCAGACGAATTTAAGCTTAAGCTGATCAGCAATCGCGGCGTCGACGAGCAGTTCGCCGTCATCAAACGCCTCTGCGAAGAAGCTGAAGAGATTGTATGCGCCACGGACGCCGGACGGGAAGGGGAACTGATTTTCCGCTACATCCTGTCATTGGCCGGCTGCGAAGAAAAACCGATTCGCCGTCTCTGGCTCAGTTCGCTGACTCCCGATGCGATTGAAGAGGCCTTCAGGAATCTTAAGGATGGGCACGAATACGACGCGCTCTATGCCGCCGCGCGCTGCCGCAGTGAAGCTGACTGGATCGTCGGCCTCAACGCCACCCGTTGCCACACGGTTCGGCATGGACGGCTCGGCGGTGGCGGCGATCGTGTTCTCTGGAGTGTTGGTCGGGTGCAGACGCCCGTGCTCGCGATGATTGTTGAGCGCGATGATCAGATTGAACAGTTCCGCCCTCAGCCGTTCTGGGAGCTGACCACTAGATATCGGGATGTCACTTTCAAATACAGCGGAGACCGTTTCCAATCTTTGGAAAAAGCGCAGCCGCTGCTCGAAAAAATTACCGGACAGCCGTTCGAAATCATGGGAGTCAGCGGCAGAAAGAAAAAAGAACAGCCGCCGCAACTGTTCGACCTTACCACGCTTCAGCGGGAAGTGAATAAAACGCACGGACTTTCGGCTGCCGACACACTGGCCGCCACCCAGAACCTTTATGAATCCAAGCTGGTTACCTATCCGCGTACCGACTCGCGTTACCTTTCCGAGGACATGAAACCGCGCATTCCGAAAATTTTCCAGGGGCTGGAAAAACTCTACGGAGAACAGATTGCGCAGCTTGATTTAAACAAACTTCCGTTTACCAAACGGATCATTGACGACAAAAAAGTGACCGATCACCATGCGGTGATTCCGACGGGCATTCTGCCGGGCAACCTCGGGCATCATGAGCAGATCGTCTACAGTGCGGTGGTCACCCAGTTTATAGCCGCGTTCTATCCAATCTGTGTCAAAAAAATCACCACGGTTGACGGCGTCAGCGCTGAAGTCGAATTCCAGGCCAAAGGCACTCAGATTATTGAGCCGGGCTGGAGCGTTCTGTTTCCCAAAAAGAAAAAGAAAAAAGACGATGATGAGCAGACCTTGCCGGATTTCAAAAAAGGCGAATCCGGCCCGCATGAGCCGTCATTGCGCGAGGGGAAAACAAAGCCGCCCAAAGCGTTTACTGAAAACTCGCTGCTCGGTGCCATGGAGGCCGCCGGGAAATGGGTGGACGATGATACCTTGCGCGAAGCACTCAAAGAGCGCGGCATTGGAACGCCGGCCACTCGGGCGGCTATCATTGAAACGCTATTGCGCCGCAATTATATCCGACGCGAGAAAAAACAGCTTCGTGCCACCGATATGGGGCGCATTCTGATCGCACTTATTCAGGATCCGCTGCTCAAATCGCCGGAAATGACCGGCGAGTGGGAGGAAAAACTCAAAAAAATCGAACGCAGCGAGCTGGACGATAAAGAATTCATGGGCGGTATCTGCGGATATATTGGAGAGGTTATTGACCGTGCTCGTTCCGGCCAGTTCGATACCCTCCGTATCGGAAATTGTCCAAGGTGCGGAAAAGAAATCATCAAAGGCCGCACCGCCTACGGATGTTCCGGCTGGAAAGAGGGCTGCGGATTCGTTCTCAATCCGGAATATAAAAATTTATTACTGACCGAAAATCAGGTGCAGGTTCTGCTGCAGATGCGCGTTCTGCCATACCCTGTTCATATCGGCGAAGAGCCCCGCCTGCTGATTCTGTCTACTCAGGGTGACCTCATGGATTTATGCCTTCCCTCCGCCGACCGACAAAAGGCCTCAGCCAACAACGAAAATTAA